The following proteins come from a genomic window of Triticum aestivum cultivar Chinese Spring chromosome 6A, IWGSC CS RefSeq v2.1, whole genome shotgun sequence:
- the LOC123131795 gene encoding alpha/beta-gliadin A-I-like has translation MKTFLILALLAIVATTATTAVRVPVPQLQPQNPSQQQPQEQVPLVQQQQFLGQQQTFPPQQPYPQLQPFPSQQPYLQLQPFPQPQLPYSQPQPFRPQQPYPQPQPQYSQPQQPISQHQQQQQQQQQQQQQQQILQQILQQQLIPCMDVVLQQHNIAQGRSQVLQQSTYQLLQELCCQHLWQIPEQSQCQAIHNVVHAIILHQQQQKQQQQQQQQPSSQVSFQQPQQQYPLG, from the coding sequence ATGAAGACCTTTCTCATCCTTGCCCTCCTTGCTATCGTGGCGACCACCGCCACAACCGCAGTTAGAGTTCCAGTGCCACAATTGCAGCCACAAAATCCATCTCAGCAACAGCCACAAGAGCAAGTTCCATTGGTACAACAACAACAATTTCTAGGGCAGCAACAAACATTTCCACCACAACAACCATATCCACAGCTGCAACCATTTCCATCACAACAACCATATCTACAGCTGCAACCATTTCCGCAGCCGCAACTACCATATTCGCAGCCACAACCATTTCGACCACAACAACCATATCCACAACCGCAACCACAGTATTCGCAACCACAACAACCAATTTCACagcatcaacagcagcagcagcaacaacaacaacaacaacaacaacaacaaatcctTCAACAAATTTTGCAACAACAACTGATTCCATGCATGGATGTTGTATTGCAGCAACACAACATAGCGCAAGGAAGATCACAAGTTTTGCAACAAAGTACTTACCAGCTGTTGCAAGAATTGTGTTGTCAGCACCTATGGCAGATCCCTGAGCAGTCGCAGTGCCAGGCCATCCACAATGTTGTTCATGCTATTATTCTgcatcaacaacaacaaaaacaacaacaacaacaacaacaacaaccatcgAGCCAGGTCTCCTTCCAACAGCCTCAGCAACAATATCCATTAGGCTAG